One genomic segment of Mycolicibacterium neworleansense includes these proteins:
- a CDS encoding sensor histidine kinase, with protein sequence MRIFGIFRSASLRTRVAVASALAAAAVVAVFTILTSVVLANNDSAQLDRRLDAIVDASISPEHLQDPTRGVLTTGRSRSTGQVVFQRGFQLPALPPGTETVQVNGVDYRVRTVHVDQHGGVLMSIGIRADSILLNPNRIPLYVGFGVVTVLVAGGLGWLLAGPAIRPLRKLTEHTSKLDSGTDTMPKVRGVREAEDLSEAMAGMLTRLAAAQRATTNSLQAAQDFAANAAHELRTPLTAMRADLDTLRIHNLPESERDEVVADLSRAQRRVEAIITALGQLASGQLAQAEDRELIDITDLLDRVARENSRPGGTVRIEVQVADDIGLVLGWPGGLRIAVDNLVRNAIVHGEAGRIVLTAHRSGNHLIITVDDNGRGLPVEEHQTVLGRFRRGSTAMAGGSGLGLALVAQQAQLHGGEITLSDGPLGGLRAILTVSISPSGDAAQAD encoded by the coding sequence GTGCGGATCTTCGGCATCTTCCGTTCCGCGTCATTGCGCACCAGGGTCGCAGTGGCCTCGGCGTTGGCGGCAGCGGCGGTCGTCGCCGTGTTCACGATCCTGACCTCGGTGGTGCTGGCGAACAACGACTCCGCGCAGCTGGACCGCAGGCTCGATGCGATCGTCGACGCGAGCATCAGCCCCGAACATCTGCAGGACCCGACCCGAGGGGTGCTGACCACCGGCCGGTCGCGGTCGACGGGGCAGGTGGTGTTCCAGCGCGGCTTCCAGTTGCCTGCGCTGCCGCCGGGCACCGAGACCGTACAGGTCAACGGAGTCGACTACCGGGTGCGCACCGTCCACGTGGACCAGCACGGCGGGGTGCTGATGTCCATCGGCATCCGGGCCGACAGTATCTTGCTGAATCCCAACCGAATTCCGCTGTACGTCGGATTCGGTGTGGTCACGGTGCTGGTGGCCGGGGGATTGGGCTGGCTGCTGGCCGGGCCGGCGATCCGGCCGTTGCGCAAGCTCACCGAGCACACCTCGAAACTGGACAGCGGCACCGACACGATGCCGAAGGTGCGCGGCGTGCGGGAGGCCGAGGATCTGTCGGAGGCCATGGCCGGGATGCTCACCCGGCTGGCAGCCGCGCAGCGGGCCACCACCAATTCGCTTCAGGCCGCACAGGATTTTGCCGCCAATGCCGCGCACGAACTGCGTACCCCGCTCACCGCGATGCGCGCCGATCTGGACACCCTGCGAATCCACAACCTGCCCGAGTCCGAACGTGACGAAGTGGTGGCCGACCTGTCCCGTGCACAGCGCCGCGTCGAGGCGATCATCACCGCGCTCGGCCAGCTCGCGTCGGGCCAGCTCGCCCAGGCCGAGGACCGTGAACTGATCGACATCACCGATCTCCTCGACCGGGTGGCCAGGGAGAACTCCCGCCCCGGCGGTACTGTCCGGATCGAGGTACAGGTGGCCGATGACATCGGCCTGGTGCTGGGGTGGCCCGGTGGGCTGCGCATCGCGGTGGACAACCTGGTGCGCAACGCGATCGTCCACGGCGAGGCCGGCCGGATCGTGCTGACCGCTCACCGCAGCGGCAACCACCTGATCATCACCGTCGACGACAACGGGCGCGGGTTACCGGTCGAGGAGCACCAGACCGTTCTGGGCCGGTTCCGCCGGGGTAGTACCGCGATGGCGGGCGGCTCCGGGCTGGGGCTGGCTTTGGTGGCGCAGCAGGCTCAGTTGCACGGCGGCGAGATCACCTTGTCCGACGGGCCGCTGGGCGGTCTGCGTGCCATCCTGACGGTGTCCATCTCACCGAGCGGGGATGCGGCTCAGGCGGATTGA
- a CDS encoding DUF3054 domain-containing protein has translation MRRASGAAFVTDLICVVVFCTIGRRSHAEGITVAGVAETAWPFLTGTVVGWALSRGWQRPTSLAPTGVVVWVSTVVVGMVLRKLTSAGVAVSFIVVASLVTAVLLLGWRGALAAVRRRQSA, from the coding sequence ATGCGACGAGCTAGCGGCGCGGCGTTCGTGACCGACCTGATCTGCGTGGTGGTGTTCTGCACGATCGGACGGCGCAGCCATGCCGAGGGCATCACGGTGGCCGGGGTGGCCGAGACGGCCTGGCCGTTTCTGACCGGCACCGTGGTGGGCTGGGCGCTCTCCCGCGGCTGGCAGCGCCCGACGTCGTTGGCGCCCACCGGGGTCGTGGTGTGGGTCAGCACCGTGGTGGTGGGCATGGTGCTGCGCAAGCTGACCTCGGCCGGTGTGGCGGTCAGCTTCATCGTGGTCGCCTCCCTGGTGACCGCGGTGCTGCTGTTGGGCTGGCGCGGGGCGCTGGCCGCCGTGCGCCGCCGTCAATCCGCCTGA
- a CDS encoding M23 family metallopeptidase: MRYPIAVLALTLAGCSSAQAPESESPTTTTPPPAVTPVVGSVLAEPVPVAATDGRTHLAYELMLTNTSPANVTLNSLSAATGDRKLLTLTGDSLKYWTRAVGNSAVGTNVLGPGQSAYVWLDVVADDPAQVPTQLTHELAITVAKPMPPLVPPTLTESVAPVSVQTRKPVSIAPPLTGDNWVDANSCCDMTPHRMALNPINGKVWAAERFAIDYVQLGADGRLFTGNRAQVSSYPYFGAEIHAVADGPVVAVLDGLTEQVPGVTPSGLTLQQYGGNHIVQDIGDGNFAFYAHLQPNSLKVKPGDKLSAGQVIGGLGNSGNSDAPHLHFHVMDGPDPLASNGLPFTFKSFRLDSRLTSLAAADALFDGKPAARQPGFAERDQTDVSPLVLDVMTYATS, translated from the coding sequence ATGCGGTATCCGATCGCGGTGCTCGCCCTGACCTTGGCCGGATGCTCCTCGGCGCAGGCTCCGGAGTCCGAATCCCCCACAACCACCACCCCGCCTCCGGCGGTCACGCCGGTGGTGGGATCGGTTCTGGCCGAACCGGTCCCGGTCGCGGCCACCGATGGCCGCACACATCTGGCCTACGAACTGATGCTGACCAACACCTCGCCCGCCAACGTCACCCTCAACTCGCTGAGCGCCGCGACCGGTGATCGCAAGCTGCTCACCCTGACCGGGGACAGCCTCAAGTACTGGACCAGGGCCGTGGGCAATTCCGCCGTAGGGACCAATGTGCTGGGCCCCGGCCAAAGCGCCTACGTGTGGCTGGATGTGGTCGCCGACGATCCGGCGCAGGTGCCCACCCAACTCACCCACGAACTCGCGATCACCGTGGCCAAGCCGATGCCGCCACTCGTCCCGCCGACACTGACCGAGTCGGTGGCCCCGGTCTCGGTGCAGACCCGCAAACCGGTGTCCATCGCCCCGCCACTGACCGGCGACAACTGGGTGGACGCCAACAGCTGCTGCGATATGACCCCGCACCGCATGGCGCTCAACCCGATCAACGGAAAGGTTTGGGCGGCAGAACGATTCGCGATCGACTATGTGCAGCTCGGCGCCGACGGGCGGCTGTTCACCGGCAACCGGGCCCAGGTGTCGAGCTACCCGTATTTCGGCGCCGAGATCCACGCGGTGGCCGACGGACCGGTGGTGGCGGTGCTCGACGGACTCACCGAGCAGGTCCCCGGGGTCACACCGAGCGGCCTCACCCTGCAGCAGTACGGCGGCAACCACATCGTTCAGGACATCGGCGACGGCAACTTCGCCTTCTACGCGCACCTGCAGCCGAACAGCCTCAAGGTCAAGCCCGGTGACAAACTCAGCGCGGGTCAGGTCATCGGCGGCTTGGGCAATTCCGGCAACTCAGATGCGCCACACCTGCACTTCCACGTGATGGACGGCCCGGATCCGTTGGCGTCCAATGGTTTACCATTTACCTTCAAATCGTTCCGGCTCGATTCCCGGCTCACTTCGCTGGCCGCCGCCGACGCACTGTTCGACGGCAAGCCGGCCGCACGGCAACCGGGCTTCGCCGAGCGCGACCAAACCGACGTCAGCCCACTGGTATTGGATGTGATGACCTATGCGACGAGCTAG